One Pochonia chlamydosporia 170 chromosome 5, whole genome shotgun sequence DNA segment encodes these proteins:
- a CDS encoding nad dependent epimerase (similar to Colletotrichum gloeosporioides Nara gc5 XP_007272577.1), with protein sequence MITSEESVGRMADTSQRSQRGSELQVLSVGLLKTGSSSIAEALTILGYKNVHHGLNALDDREFWSAMHRATNATFPNLPTYTGNPFTRSQWDEMYGSCDAATDLTSFFAPELIKAYPEAKVILVIRDFDEWLKSYNNVFADLFSFRASLLVYVAEPMIGYEIVKAMRNAVRGFFRGRNEEECRRNSREAFHRHNKMVQDIVSPDNLLVYRIGEGWEPICRFLDKPVPKVEFPWVNEAVVFRKRCRRRGWAHLFLLIKVVIFWVLALASVGFFMWVVDTTRREYLSQPKMIAARE encoded by the coding sequence ATGATCACTTCGGAGGAGAGTGTCGGTCGAATGGCCGACACCAGCCAAAGATCTCAAAGAGGCTCTGAGTTGCAAGTCCTCTCAGTAGGTCTTCTCAAGACAGGATCTTCCTCAATCGCCGAAGCCTTGACCATATTGGGCTACAAAAACGTTCACCATGGATTAAACGCCCTCGACGACCGTGAATTCTGGAGTGCCATGCATCGAGCCACCAACGCAACCTTCCCGAATTTACCGACATACACGGGAAATCCATTTACTCGCTCGCAATGGGATGAAATGTACGGTTCCTGCGACGCAGCTACGGACCTGACATCGTTTTTCGCCCCTGAACTCATAAAAGCCTATCCCGAAGCCAAAGTCATTCTAGTCATACGTGATTTCGACGAGTGGTTGAAGAGCTACAACAATGTATTCGCGGACCTCTTCAGTTTTAGGGCCTCTCTCCTCGTTTATGTGGCAGAACCGATGATTGGATATGAGATTGTGAAGGCGATGCGCAATGCAGTTCGGGGGTTTTTCAGGGGTCGAAACGAGGAGGAGTGTCGTCGTAACTCGCGCGAAGCTTTTCATCGACATAACAAGATGGTTCAGGACATAGTTTCACCGGATAATTTGCTCGTGTACCGCATTGGCGAAGGCTGGGAACCGATCTGCAGATTCCTGGACAAACCAGTGCCAAAGGTGGAGTTTCCTTGGGTCAACGAGGCAGTTGTTTTCAGGAAGAGATGTCGTAGGAGAGGCTGGGCTCATTTATTTTTGTTGATCAAGGTAGTAATCTTTTGGGTCTTGGCACTGGCGTCGGTTGGTTTTTTTATGTGGGTTGTTGACACAACACGGCGGGAGTATCTGTCACAACCGAAAATGATTGCAGCGCGGGAGTAA
- a CDS encoding hirsutellin A toxin (similar to Metarhizium robertsii ARSEF 23 XP_007826288.1), which produces MKFFATLLTAAALNTPVLAGPVAELVENNLEERAPFVNCRPRLNNAAGPIRNFQVDVAVAQAQARKAGFTTGKSGDPHRYYNGDGLVFNIYNCDKAGAMLWEYPIYWVGKNAEWEKDTKTDRQPGGPTPIRVVYANNNGGIVYCGVMTHSIVTNNNQGQGFFQLCV; this is translated from the exons ATGAAGTTCTTTGCTACACTTCTTACTGCCGCCGCGCTGAACACGCCTGTTCTCGCTGGTCCAGTTGCTGAACTCGTTGAAAACAACTTGGAAGAACGAGCCCCC TTCGTCAACTGCCGCCCTCGCCTCAACAATGCTGCAGGCCCCATCAGGaacttccaagttgacgTTGCTGTTGCCCAAGCTCAAGCCAGGAAGGCAGGCTTCACGACCGGCAAGAGCGGAGACCCTCACAGGTATTACAACGGAGACGGTCTCGTTTTTAACATCTATAACTGTGATAAGGCTGGCGCCATGCTGTGGGAATACCCAATCTATTGGGTTGGCAAGAATGCGGAGTGGGAGAAGGACACGAAAACGGATAGGCAGCCTGGTGGCCCTACTCCTATCCGCGTTGTGTATGCTAATAACAATGGCGGAATTGTGTATTGTGGCGTGATGACGCATTCTATTGTTACGAACAACAATCAGGGCCAAGGTTTCTTCCAGCTATGTGTATAA
- a CDS encoding short-chain dehydrogenase (similar to Metarhizium acridum CQMa 102 XP_007811754.1) codes for MAVDTLSLEGKVAIVTGSGRENGIGAGIALALARNGASVVINYVSDATAKRAEKVAEMLREAGGKVLIVQTGVDTLEGARHIVQKTLEGFQTTHIDILVNNAGVGFLSTLTSELDPVETAKVYQVNANGPLYMVSSVVPHMPPGGRIINVSSTQSKQGSEMVSTYAASKAALDNLTVSWAGELGRSKGITVNAVAPGPVLTDIVPPEHVEAMMQPQIDLTKAAHRAGTPADIGDAVLLLVNEKARWITGQSISVSGGITH; via the exons ATGGCCGTTGACACACTCTCCCTGGAAGGCAAAgtcgccatcgtcactgGTTCAGGCCgtgagaatggcattggcgctggcattgctctggctctggctaGAAATGGAGCATCCGTCGTTATCAACTATGTATCAGATGCGACTGCCAAACGTGCCGAGAAGGTAGCTGAAATGCTGCGAGAGGCCGGTGGCAAAGTCCTCATTGTTCAAACCGGCGTGGACACGTTGGAAGGTGCTCGCCACATCGTGCAAAAGACGTTGGAGGGCTTCCAAACTACTCACATTGATATACTCG TTAATAATGCGGGCGTCGGCTTCCTCAGCACTCTAACAAGCGAACTTGACCCTGTTGAGACTGCCAAGGTGTACCAAGTGAACGCAAATGGCCCTCTCTACATGGTCAGTTCGGTCGTGCCTCACATGCCTCCGGGTGGTCGCATCATAAACGTTTCTTCAACCCAGTCCAAACAGGGTAGTGAAATGGTGTCTACCTATGCTGCTTCAAAGGCAGCCTTAGATAACTTGACTGTGTCTTGGGCGGGAGAG CTCGGTAGAAGTAAGGGAATCACAGTAAATGCTGTAGCCCCGGGGCCGGTTCTCACAGACATAGTGCCGCCGGAACATGTTGAGGCTATGATGCAGCCACAGATTGATCTTACAAAGGCGGCCCATCGTGCTGGTACACCCGCAGATATTGGTGATGCGGTCCTTTTGCTTGTCAATGAGAAGGCGAGATGGATCACAGGCCAGTCCATTTCCGTCAGCGGTGGAATCACTCATTAG
- a CDS encoding lysine acetyltransferase protein (similar to Eutypa lata UCREL1 XP_007794451.1), whose product MGSTSGLLNSDSPHLHLAQPTPEECNQIWTSTAASWKDSLTTTLYIDQNWYLSTVPHTKDGGITHWVLVGKDQSPNQRQIFCSCESYRQRSLVADEKGNIEEGIVHGIASVFCPSELRGRGYGTRHMKELAMVLYGWQAEHGKSIGSVLYSDIGKEYYARAGWLPDPGNGHLIFPSIKMEKPVVAKPIHESELEALCLRDEAMIRKAMATPSEVRKRVVVLPDLDHMIWHIRKEDFVTDYLFGKNPGVRGVIAGSPGKQVWAVWVRRYFKHPDNPVKAELDDASGLYILRLVVEGDETTNKPYGQLPLSTGAYLKQAAALKAVLQAAQAEAAEWRLDRVKLWEPSPLVESLLRKSGLDAIRVERTETFVSCAQWYSEDSDVAEDAPAWVNNEHYAWC is encoded by the coding sequence ATGGGTTCAACTAGCGGCCTCCTCAATTCCGACTCACCTCATTTGCACCTCGCCCAGCCCACCCCAGAAGAATGCAACCAGATTTGGACCAGCACCGCGGCCTCGTGGAAGGACTCACTAACCACAACTCTCTACATCGATCAGAATTGGTACCTTTCAACAGTGCCGCATACTAAAGATGGAGGCATAACCCATTGGGTCCTCGTTGGCAAAGATCAGTCGCCTAATCAGCGACAGATCTTCTGCTCATGTGAAAGCTACCGTCAGCGCTCGCTCGTCGCTGACGAGAAGGGAAATATCGAGGAAGGCATTGTTCACGGTATCGCCAGTGTATTCTGCCCGTCGGAGCTACGGGGCCGTGGCTACGGAACTCGACACATGAAAGAACTTGCCATGGTACTTTATGGATGGCAGGCTGAGCATGGCAAGAGCATCGGTAGCGTCCTGTACTCGGATATTGGAAAGGAGTACTATGCCAGAGCGGGCTGGCTGCCGGATCCTGGGAATGGACACCTTATCTTCCCATCTATCAAGATGGAGAAGCCAGTCGTGGCGAAGCCAATACATGAGTCGGAACTTGAAGCACTCTGTCTTAGAGACGAGGCCATGATCCGtaaggcgatggcgacaCCTAGTGAGGTACGGAAGCGCGTGGTAGTCCTACCGGACCTGGACCATATGATATGGCATATCCGAAAGGAGGACTTCGTCACCGACTACCTCTTCGGCAAGAATCCGGGAGTCAGAGGGGTGATTGCAGGCAGTCCTGGTAAGCAGGTTTGGGCAGTCTGGGTGCGTCGCTACTTCAAGCATCCAGATAATCCTGTAAAGGCGGAACTGGACGACGCAAGTGGCCTGTACATTCTCCGCCTCGTAGTAGAAGGAGATGAAACTACCAACAAACCTTACGGTCAATTGCCTCTGTCAACGGGCGCGTATCTGAAGCAGGCAGCTGCGCTCAAAGCTGTCCTGCAGGCTGCACaggcagaagcagcagagtGGCGCCTGGACCGAGTGAAATTGTGGGAGCCGTCACCTCTAGTAGAAAGTCTTCTCAGGAAGAGCGGCCTTGATGCTATCCGAGTCGAGAGGACAGAGACATTTGTCTCCTGTGCGCAGTGGTACAGCGAAGACAGCGATGTTGCAGAAGATGCTCCGGCTTGGGTGAACAATGAGCATTACGCATGGTGCTAG
- a CDS encoding GNAT family acetyltransferase (similar to Neosartorya fischeri NRRL 181 XP_001265590.1) translates to MATLKHIHMRTATRQDAPRVAEIHMAAFGHNAMLLAQFPTPSIRQRLQTCIEDKALADIDDPNTTVLVVTSSDYPEKNVETVVAFAKWSHPVHTGENYNEPPWIWPDGTDLDTLAAWTAKATEAERRSIGDAPFYRLSFIGTDPAFRNRGAGHLLVQWGIQQSKASRSPLYLESTVEAAAFYNKNGFTAGETISLAIRVGGEAEAQIYKEIVFTYRPA, encoded by the exons atggcgacaTTAAAACACATTCATATGCGCACTGCAACACGTCAAGATGCACCCAGAGTTGCAGAGATTCACATGGCTGCATTTGGCCACAATGCCATGCTCCTTGCTCAGTTTCCAACCCCGTCTATCCGCCAACGGCTACAGACCTGCATTGAGGACAAGGCCCTCGCCGATATCGATGACCCAAATACGACTGTACTTGTGGTGACAAGTTCCGATT ATCCAGAGAAGAACGTCGAAACTGTCGTCGCCTTTGCTAAGTGGTCGCACCCTGTCCATACCGGTGAAAATTATAACGAGCCGCCCTGGATATGGCCAGATGGTACCGATCTCGACACTCTGGCAGCTTGGACCGCCAAAGCTACTGAGGCTGAGCGTCGTTCTATCGGAGATGCTCCATTCTATC GCCTCTCCTTCATTGGCACTGATCCTGCCTTCCGTAACCGTGGAGCCGGCCATTTGTTGGTGCAATGGGGCATACAGCAGTCCAAGGCAAGTCGCTCGCCCTTGTACTTAGAGAGCACGGTCGAAGCAGCCGCTTTCTACAACAAAAACGGATTCACTGCTGGGGAGACAATATCTCTAGCTATACGCGTCGGCGGTGAGGCGGAGGCTCAGATATACAAAGAGATAGTTTTCACATACCGTCCTGCATGA
- a CDS encoding aldehyde dehydrogenase (similar to Aspergillus flavus NRRL3357 XP_002379805.1): MSYSTEAQVDEAFDIVSNTFKSNATKPLEWRIKQLRKTWWMLQDNRERIVTALNQDLNKHRQESLPVDVAGIQNACLEALANIKSWTKDEKPRRTDPLNLFGGARIRKEPKGVTLIISAWNYPFMELFEPMLSAIAAGCTTILKPSELAPASEKLIAEIVPKYLDQSAIRVITAGPKQMDYLLDRKWDHVFFTGSTAVGKIIYAKAAPHLTTVTLELGGRGPAIVTPSADIDLAAKRIANVKFMNAGQICVGVNHVFVDPSVKQKFIAALTKYFDQYRSGQSRQPTYATRIVNDRHYKRLDNLLANTKGKIVYGGERNPETRFFAPTVVDGVSTDDSLLSEELFGPILPLIDATLEQAINYTAKHDHPLALYGFTSSQAEKDKILRLTNSGGVTFNDAVLHMLVKDAPFGGVGASGMGAYHGPFGFKEFTHLRTVVTVPGWMELLLKFRYAPYTDKKAAAMVKFTGAKTSVPFDRNGNDVSGLGGLLAKSLVAVLFFSLLKWKGWSVTDLIETVKRR, from the exons ATGTCTTACAGCACTGAGGCTCAGGTCGACGAG GCGTTCGACATCGTCTCCAACACCTTCAAATCAAACGCGACCAAGCCGCTCGAATGGCGCATCAAGCAACTCCGCAAAACGTGGTGGATGCTCCAAGATAACCGCGAGCGCATCGTCACGGCCCTGAACCAAGACCTCAACAAGCACCGCCAAGAGTCTCTGCCTGTCGACGTCGCCGGTATCCAGAACGCTTGCCTCGAAGCCCTCGCCAACATCAAATCATGgaccaaggacgagaagCCTCGACGAACCGACCCCCTCAACCTGTTTGGCGGAGCGCGCATCCGCAAAGAACCCAAGGGAGTGACTCTCATCATTTCAGCATGGAATTACCCGTTCATGGAGCTCTTTGAGCCCATGCTCtccgccattgctgcagGATGTACCACCATCCTGAAACCAAGTGAACTGGCACCCGCTTCAGAGAAGCTGATTGCCGAAATCGTGCCCAAGTATCTCGACCAGAGCGCCATTCGTGTCATTACCGCCGGCCCGAAGCAGATGGATTACTTGCTGGACCGCAAGTGGGATCATGTTTTCTTCACCGGCTCGACTGCAGTGGGCAAGATCATCTATGCCAAGGCGGCGCCGCATTTGACGACAGTTACTTTGGAGCTGGGTGGTCGTGGTCCTGCCATTGTCACACCAtctgcagacattgactTGGCGGCAAAGAGAATTGCCAATGTCAAATTTATGAATGCTGGCCAG ATCTGTGTCGGTGTTAACCACGTCTTCGTCGATCCATCCGTCAAACAAAAGTTCATCGCCGCCCTCACCAAGTACTTTGACCAGTACCGCTCAGGTCAATCCCGCCAACCAACATATGCCACCCGCATCGTCAACGACCGCCACTATAAGCGTTTGGATAACCTCCTTGCCAACACAAAGGGCAAGATCGTATACGGCGGCGAGCGAAACCCGGAAACGCGCTTCTTTGCGCCGACCGTGGTCGATGGCGTCTCTACCGATGACTCTCTCCTGTCCGAGGAACTGTTCGGTCCCATCTTGCCCCTAATTGACGCCACCCTCGAGCAGGCTATCAACTACACAGCCAAGCACGACCATCCTCTTGCACTGTACGGCTTCACCTCCTCTCAAGCGGAAAAGGACAAGATTTTGCGTCTCACAAACTCCGGCGGTGTGACGTTCAACGACGCCGTGCTGCACATGCTGGTCAAGGATGCGCCATTTGGTGGCGTCGGCGCGTCTGGAATGGGTGCTTACCATGGCCCCTTTGGCTTCAAAGAATTCACACACCTACGTACAGTGGTCACTGTTCcaggatggatggagttgcTTCTTAAATTCAGATATGCCCCGTACACTGATAAGAAAGCTGCTGCCATGGTCAAGTTTACCGGTGCGAAGACGAGTGTGCCCTTTGATAGGAATGGTAATGATGTTAGCGGCTTGggtggcttgctggccaAATCTTTAGTCGCtgtgctcttcttctcgctgtTGAAGTGGAAAGGGTGGTCGGTGACAGATTTGATTGAGACCGTGAAGAGGAGGTAG
- a CDS encoding ABC-type Fe3+ transport system (similar to Metarhizium acridum CQMa 102 XP_007806607.1), with translation MRPTLALSLILGQAYALDRTLGFNAKPTVENRTLDQIYEAAVAEGGVVTLWHGGDERNQMDFLKDAFEKRFPKMKLNLTVDLSKYHDGRIDQQLAAKNVFVDSVMLQTVHDFPRWAREGALMNYAPLGFDQIHPAFKDSVSASWYGVELLFWQNAWNTKKLPNANFSTFDSFLRPEFKNKLVLTYPHDDDAVLFAFDQIMQQQGEAWFDKLLAQNPKWVRGTATPFTLISQPNSTVAATFTTAIGFTNVTDIATALPTDGLFVSWAQRGGILNDAPHPEGAKLLHSFMLSPEFQKELGWSVRQDVEPPAGVPDLMRMPNTNPVAFNTWMEDRPNVERLRFWFEDRIGTAQGKSPLVDGI, from the exons ATGCGTCCAACACTTGCTCTATCGCTCATCCTGGGGCAAGCTTATGCCCTCGACCGCACACTAGGTTTCAACGCAAAACCCACTGTGGAAAACCGCACACTCGACCAGATTTATGAAGCTGCGGTTGCAGAAGGTGGCGTTGTCACGTTGTGGcatggcggcgacgagaGAAACCAAATGGATTTCCTCAAGGATGCTTTTGAGAAACGGTTTCCAAAAATGAAGCTCAATTTGACCGTGGATCTCTCCAAATATCATGACGGCAGAATCGACCAGCAGCTCGCAGCCAAGAACGTCTTTGTGGACAGCGTCATGCTGCAAACGGTTCACGATTTCCCACGGTGGGCGAGAGAAGGCGCATTGATGAATTATGCGCCGCTGGGATTTGATCAAATCCATCCAGCTTTTAAGGACTCTGTCTCTGCGTCGTGGTACGGCGTAGAGTTGCTGTTCTGGCAAAATGCGTGGAATACAAAGAAGCTGCCAAATGCAAACTTCAGCACATTCGACTCGTTCCTCCGGCCTGAGTTTAAGAATAAGCTTGTTTTGACGTATCCTCATGACGATGATGCGGTTCTGTTTGCCTTTGACCAGAT CATGCAACAACAAGGAGAGGCCTGGTTTGACAAGCTACTGGCCCAGAATCCCAAATGGGTTCGTGGTACGGCAACTCCATTCACTCTTATTTCCCAGCCAAATAGCACTGTAGCAGCGACCTTTACCACTGCAATTGGGTTCACCAATGTCACCGACATTGCTACTGCCCTCCCTACTGACGGTTTGTTTGTCTCTTGGGCGCAGAGGGGAGGAATCCTGAACGACGCGCCGCACCCCGAGGGTGCTAAGCTATTACACTCCTTTATGCTCTCCCCCGAGTTCCAGAAAGAGCTTGGTTGGAGTGTTCGTCAGGATGTTGAGCCGCCTGCTGGCGTGCCTGACTTGATGCGCATGCCGAATACAAACCCAGTGGCTTTTAATACTTGGATGGAAGACAGGCCCAATGTGGAGAGGCTGAGATTTTGGTTCGAGGATCGCATTGGTACTGCACAGGGGAAGAGCCCGTTGGTGGACGGTATCTGA
- a CDS encoding protein kinase-like (PK-like) (similar to Glarea lozoyensis ATCC 20868 XP_008076516.1): protein MPLDITVRKGGKLGSIEGDFSMDEAVLAVLPKGSHIISAESYGKSTWTQTGKLVTSDGQGLQKVYFLKLAVGSHGQQLLRGEHEAMSTIKALIPDLVPTPLAWGSYESTPMQVSFFVQDFHDMDMTLPPPDKLAKSLVELHNQTSPNGMFGFPQLDNLFSRLLRQSIEVNQEKNTKWVEFDIAAERVIAEVVPRLLDHVKEDGNAIVPRLIHGDLWGGNMGQDKTSGKLIFFDAGSFFAHNELEVAMWRRYGAQNLGQTYLAEYKLHFPPAEPEAEFDDRSRLYSLKFDLNHSSGHPGDMARDVAFNNMVYLCEKYSSSEFLPDYDPRKDPVSGSAYIYAE from the exons ATGCCTTTGGACATCACGGTCCGCAAGGGGGGAAAATTGGGCTCTATTGAAGGCGACTTTTCcatggatgaagctgttctTGCAG TCTTGCCAAAAGGGAGTCATATTATATCCGCTGAATCGTACGGGAAGTCAACCTGGACACAAACCGGAAAACTGGTAACAAGTGACGGGCAAGGCCTGCAGAAGGTGTATTTTCTGAAG CTCGCAGTAGGAAGTCATggccagcagcttctcagAGGCGAGCACGAGGCCATGTCGACAATCAAGGCTTTGATTCCCGACCTTGTTCCAACACCTCTTGCGTGGGGAAGTTACGAATCGACACCAATGCAAGTGAGTTTCTTCGTACAAGATTTTcacgacatggacatgacgcTACCGCCACCCGATAAGCTTGCCAAAAGCTTAGTTGAGCTACACAATCAGACTTCGCCAAATGGAATGTTTGGCTTTCCA CAACTGGACAACCTTTTCTCCCGACTCCTCCGGCAATCTATAGAAGTAAATCAAGAAAAGAACACGAAATGGGTCGAGTTTGACATTGCAGCAGAACGTGTCATCGCTGAAGTTGTGCCCCGGCTTTTGGATCACGTTAAAGAGGATGGGAACGCCATAGTTCCCAGGCTTATTCACGGCGACCTGTGGGGTGGAAACATGGGGCAGGACAAGACGTCTGGAaagctcatcttctttgaTGCTGGTAGCTTTTTCGCACATAATGAACTGGAAGTGGCCATGTGGAGACGTTATGGCGCACAAAATCTTGGGCAGACGTATCTTGCCGAGTATAAGTTGCATTTTCCTCCCGCCGAGCCAGAGGCTGAGTTTGACGATCGAAGCAGGCTTTATAGCCTGAAATTTGATCTGAACCATTCGTCGGGTCACCCTGGCGACATGGCAAGAGACGT TGCTTTTAATAACATGGTGTACCTCTGCGAAAAGTACTCTTCGTCAGAGTTTCTGCCAGATTATGATCCCAGAAAAGATCCTGTGTCGGGTTCCGCATACATTTACGCCGAGTAG
- a CDS encoding ankyrin (similar to Metarhizium acridum CQMa 102 XP_007812440.1), whose protein sequence is MAALTSPYSTLPQGMNIHQWRRMRNSFGSPESALHACVRDDHILELRRLSSRCSAQELEYEAEGFGTPLQVAVLCDNMAAIEVLLHAGADPLVVNPGEETPTSAFNVAIRAGKRDIFNRLWDHTKPGINAATRYPYATFLNEAASYGQAAIVEDLLDWCRGWSNAAKTFALNHAAARWEVHVISVLLSRLDYSQETITYAMHCAVGFKFSLYTEGFEANYDGVDYLHQQQVIAQLIDAGADPNSKPRGENLVIKAASSIDLAGGLKALLEKGADPNGRGRDGGSALHHLGSPVQVRQRPEKRLHETGIRLLIDHGASVTQRDIIGNTPLHFAAFGSNIRVFALYADSLTNHDQDIALAAMENDNGETLLHWAAAGGKADIVHELLSRGLDVNSTTANGWTPLMCSLVPIASMKKSHQVVQAATVLLTHGADPVLCTAEGWTALHCLSLHLDDDAMSYMAQLAEDLLFRGAPLQVPAPMLIRHSTTSSARLHGQDIGLWGSRVQDAMQLAATAPDMVRRNGTPLHWAAYHGAVGVASALLAHGADAFAEDERGNTPARLAVESPLLTGTRGLDARDQLLQVFRDVGVDI, encoded by the coding sequence aTGGCAGCACTCACATCGCCATATTCAACACTGCCGCAAGGCATGAACATTCACCAATGGCGGCGAATGCGTAATTCTTTTGGCTCCCCAGAATCTGCCCTGCACGCCTGCGTCCGCGATGACCACATCCTGGAGCTACGACGGCTGAGCTCTCGGTGCTCCGCCCAAGAGCTCGAATATGAAGCCGAGGGTTTTGGCACACCTCTTCAGGTTGCAGTATTGTGCGACAATATGGCCGCGATTGAAGTTCTTTTGCATGCTGGCGCGGACCCCCTAGTCGTGAACCCAGGCGAGGAGACACCTACATCGGCATTCAACGTAGCTATTCGAGCTGGAAAGCGTGATATTTTCAATCGCCTGTGGGACCACACGAAGCCAGGCATAAATGCGGCTACGAGGTATCCCTACGCGACATTTCTCAACGAAGCGGCTTCTTATGGTCaggctgccattgtcgagGACCTTTTGGATTGGTGCCGTGGTTGGTCTAATGCTGCCAAGACGTTTGCCCTGAACCATGCGGCGGCAAGATGGGAGGTTCACGTTATCAGTGTCCTCCTTAGCCGACTTGACTATTCACAAGAGACGATTACGTATGCTATGCATTGTGCAGTTGGGTTTAAGTTTAGTTTGTACACCGAGGGCTTTGAGGCAAACTACGACGGCGTAGACTAccttcaccaacaacaagtcaTTGCGCAGCtaattgatgctggtgctgatcCCAACAGCAAACCCCGTGGCGAAAATCTCGTAATCAAAGCCGCATCATCCATTGATCTAGCTGGCGGCCTAAAAGCGCTTCTCGAAAAGGGCGCAGACCCCAATGGAAGAGGCCGCGATGGGGGAAGTGCACTTCATCATCTTGGCTCCCCAGTTCAAGTTAGGCAGCGTCCAGAGAAGCGCTTGCACGAGACAGGTATTCGTCTCTTAATAGATCACGGCGCGTCTGTGACGCAAAGGGATATAATAGGCAACACGCCCCTTCATTTCGCTGCATTCGGCTCCAACATACGTGTCTTCGCTCTTTACGCAGATAGCTTGACCAACCATGATCAAGACATTgcattggcagcaatggAGAACGACAATGGAGAGACACTTTTGCACTGGGCCGCTGCTGGCGGTAAAGCTGACATCGTACACGAACTGTTATCTCGTGGTCTAGATGTTAATAGCACGACCGCCAACGGCTGGACACCATTGATGTGCTCACTGGTTCCTATAGcatcaatgaagaagtcCCATCAGGTAGTACAGGCTGCGACTGTCCTACTTACCCACGGTGCTGATCCTGTCCTGTGCACGGCTGAGGGCTGGACAGCATTACATTGCTTATCACTACATCTAGACGACGATGCTATGAGTTATATGGCGCAACTTGCCGAGGACTTGCTTTTCAGAGGTGCTCCTCTCCAAGTTCCCGCTCCAATGCTTATCCGCCATTCGACGACAAGCAGTGCCCGATTGCATGGCCAAGATATTGGGCTCTGGGGATCCCGTGTACAGGATGCAATGCAGCTTGCCGCCaccgcaccagacatggtcCGACGCAACGGAACACCACTTCACTGGGCGGCATATCACGGTGCCGTCGGTGTGGCAAGTGCTCTGCTGGCACATGGCGCGGATGCTTTTGCAGAAGACGAGCGTGGAAATACGCCGGCTAGACTGGCAGTTGAATCGCCGTTGCTTACAGGTACCAGGGGATTGGATGCGAGGGACCAGCTATTGCAAGTGTTCCGTGACGTTGGGGTCGATATCTAA
- a CDS encoding methyltransferase family protein (similar to Aspergillus flavus NRRL3357 XP_002376323.1) has translation MNNIKSTDWDNSSSAYAKLAQQGPVLAPCERLLAAMNDASSFSSATTILDIGTGPGTAIDLLIKDYGTEMPPSARLIASDFSQAMVDATTSRKEMNIAAGKDIENCWSRLEMTVMDAQNLSQVSPGSISHAMGSFVYFMLPDPRKGLLEAHRVLTEGGVFACTSWTMTMEWFQFLVLAAKRVRPDSTFTVDNMMPEAWTNTTGVRTELEAAGFRNVHTEYITFDWHIDDPERHAEYMVRSSNMRKTILGGFSDFSDEELNKCAEEYVAIAKENNNVSKAIAVLGIGRK, from the exons ATGAACAACATAAAGTCTACTGATTGGGACAACAGCTCCTCTGCATACGCCAAACTGGCCCAGCAAGGTCCAGTCCTAGCGCCATGTGAGCGACTGCTGGCTGCCATGAATGATGCgtcgagcttctcctcggcgACGACAATCCTCGACATTGGCACCGGCCCGGGCACAGCAATCGACTTATTGATAAAAGATTATGGAACGGAAATGCCCCCATCAGCTAGACTAATTGCCAGCGATTTCTCCCAGGCAATGGTGGATGCAACAACATCCAGGAAAGAGATGAACATTGCTGCGGGTAAGGACATTGAGAATTGCTGGAGTCGCCTGGAGATGACAGTTATGGACGCACAGAATCTATCACAAGTGTCGCCAGGTAGTATTTCGCATGCCATGGGAAGCTTTGTGTACTTCATGCTTCCGGATCCCAGGAAAGGGTTACTGGAGGCACACCGCGTGTTGACCGAGGGAGGTGTGTTTGCTTGTACGAGCTGGACGATGACCATGGAATGGTTTCAGTTCCTCGTCCTGGCGGCGAAGAGAGTACGGCCTGATAGCACGTTTACAGTT GACAACATGATGCCCGAAGCATGGACAAATACAACCGGCGTCAGGACGGAGTTGGAAGCAGCAGGATTCCGCAATGTACACACAGAGTACATCACTTTTGATTGGCATATAGACGACCCCGAACGTCATGCTGAGTACATGGTGAGGAGCAGTAATATGCGCAAAACGATACTCGGTGGCTTCAGCGACTTCAGCGACGAGGAACTAAACAAGTGTGCCGAGGAATACGTGGCTATCGCGAAAGAGAATAACAACGTCTCCAAGGCCATAGCGGTACTTGGTATTGGGCGGAAGTAG